In Rutidosis leptorrhynchoides isolate AG116_Rl617_1_P2 chromosome 6, CSIRO_AGI_Rlap_v1, whole genome shotgun sequence, the DNA window cattgtcagTGACATTAAAATAAACattgcaacattgcactcaatgttatccctaacatgaagtatccacccaggtcGTCTTTCGCTTAGTGTGGGGGCAGCGGGGAGGGGGTAAActtttaccggccatgccctcgggtgaacgcgtgagtggttatgttcccctgggtgatcccaaactgatgtccaaGGAAAAATAATAAACATTGCAAGTCGATGCATAACAAATTATTAACCTTATATATGCAATACGAACAAATATTTCATCTTTACATTATTTTTGGCAATGCATAATAGTTCTGCAACTGATTGCCCTACTTCTTTAATTTCACGTTACACTCTTAGTTGCACATGTTGTGATTGCTTATTGGGAACTAATTGTTGATGATAGCATTAAGAAGCTATTGTGAGTTACATTCtactcaatatataatatataatataataatagatTGTTTGTTTGTATCTCATAATGCCAAATGTAGTTTACAGCAATGGTTTGAGTATTGTTCAAAAGGGAAGAAGAAATGTCCTACTTGCAACCAAACTTGTTCATCATGCAACGTGACCCGTCTCTATTTTCAGTCAGTTGGTGACTTTAATGACCCTAACCTTTCTCAAAAACTTCAAACTGACAAACAAAACCCAGAGGAACTGCAGTTAGAATGCAGGAGGCTGGAAGGGAAGGTTAAGGGGCTTACTTTAGCTTTAGAAACTCGAGAAAAAGACCTCAAAAACATTACCAACGAGGTAAAATTTATGTAGTTTAGTTGCTATATACAGTAAAAAAGATTGTGATAAAATATTTCTAAATTATAATGTATTCTGTTTTGGTACCTGTTTGCATTATAAAGACTTTCTTATTTAACTCTAACTTTATATGTTTTCTACAACTTTTTGTAGCTTTGTGTGTGCAAGGAGCAGTTGAAGAAAGAAGAAGCATTGAAAAATGAAGCATTGGATCAAAAACGCTCAATCAACCGTTTGCTTAACTTGAAAACAGaggtaattgttattttataaataTTGATTTTTGTTTAACTGTTTATGCAAATATAACAAATATAAATGTGTTATTTTCAACATTATGGAGATATTATACTCTGTTTGCAACAATGTTATTGAAATTATCATGCTTTTCTCCATAGTTTTTTGTGCTTGGTATTGGACGAATATTCTCCACATTCGCGGGATTGGGTGGTGTTGTTTTTGTCTAATGAATTCATTTTTATAATATGATAACTCCATTGCTCTATTATTTTGCATCTATCACCTCttttgcttttataattgttttaggcTATTTTGCCTAACGAGGGTGCTTTTCTGACTATTAACCACGTCACAGGAACTCAATAAATCAGAATTTGAGTGCATGAAGTTGAAGGATAGAATTACGGTCATAGCTGAAGAATTTGCCGCATTCCAGTTGTAAGTGTGAATTTTCTGCACTTTTGTCGATTTTTTATGTTAAAATTCAACAAAGGAAGTCAAAATTTTGATAGGTTTTACATTGTAGGGACTATGATGTTAACTTAAAAGAGGACGAGATTGTCAAACTTGCGTATATTGCTACTCAATCCCATAGTAAAGATCAATGGGAAGTTTTAGCGGGGTCATTGGCTGTAAACAAGAAGTAAGTTTTTATTACTTTCTATATCCTTTGTTTTGGAAATATTTGGGCTTATTCTCTTATTTTGATTAAGCGTTGTTCAATCTTTAGAAGCCTCTGAATGACGTTGTAGATTCATTCTCCCCTTTTGGTAATTTGAATATGTAAACGTTCACTTTACCCTGAAGTAAATTGAGTATGCAAACATGATGGCAGTAGTGGACATGTTGATTAGTATTCATCTATTTTCATGTTAGTTATTTCTCTTATTCAGTCACACTTCATAAACTCATGCCTTTTGGTAGGGAATATAACAAACTATTCAAAAAGCAAAGGGATACGGCGACTAAAGTGACACGTTACGAAGACGAGCTTAAAGAAATTAAGGGTCAGATGTATAAATTAAAGGTATATCTGGAAGAATTAAAGGTATGTCTATGTATAAAACAGCTTTTATATCTGTCTTGTTGAATGGGTTCGTTAACATGTTGAGATTTCTGGTCAGGAAAAAAATCTTAAGTTGGAGGCAGCTATGGAAAAAATAGACAATGAGGCATTGAGAGGTCTTAAAACGTCAAAGAAGATTGCAAGTGTACTAAATGGGGTGGAACATAATCGTATTGACATCTGTACATCTCAGAGTACAATAAAGGAACCTTGTGTTGACCCAAGAACAGCAAAGAGGTCAAGATGCTCTGAGAAATttgatgataatagtaataaagatTGTGTTAGTCCTTACATTCTAATCGATGAtgatgtaccggatgctttagtgtcACCCAAGTTCTCACCAAATCATATGTGTGAAAACATTAATCACAAAACGACTCCTATGTCTAGTTATACCGATGAGGATGCGGTGCGTGCTCACGAGATTGCAGAAGATATTCCCTTGCCTAACATAAGAAAATTAAGTCCTTTGCCTGCTCAAAATACTAAAGAAGGTAATAATGCTTTTGATGGAAAATTAACTATTTgatttttttcttttattaattaactttgttaaatataaatattgaatattacCAGAAGATGTTTGTTTTTCTGCTGGGCTGATAGCTCCGGATGGAACAAAAAGGCACCTGGGTAAATGGTGCAAAAAGGATCAGAGTAAAGGTTTGAGTTCATGTTCAGTACCAAGACAAGTATCGGGTGATCTTATTTCTGTTGGAGCTGATGGTCGAGGCGGTACGATCAAAGTTCTCAAATCTCAAACTCATCACTCACTAGTAagttttcttgctcagattgtaaATCTGTAGTTGAATAAATTGTTTGCTTTAGTATTCTTTTTAGTTTGGAGGCTTTAAGCATTACCAACTTGGGTCTGGTTAGTTTGGCCTATGCTATTTTGACCCGACTTTATAGCGTTAGACCGACTTTTAAGGCGTTTTTGAGCGACTCGGGACGGGCTCGTCCATAAACCGATgcatcggccgacttttacaacaatgATGCTTGTATTATATCTATTAAAAGGTGGGTGTGTCTATTACTCTGTATTCGAGCAAGAGGTTTActttctctttttctttttttatatatgACCAGGACTCTAAGAGATCGTCGTTTACTTCTAAAAAAGGCAAGTTTGGGGCCAAACAAAGTAGTTTGCAATCTCATGGGGGTCTGCAGATCAACCACTTCTTTAGTAAAGCAAGTCAATAGTGAGGTATAGATCTTGTGTTTTATGTAGAATCTGTAACCTACTAAATAGAAAATTAACCATAACTGATAATATATGGCATGGTCTTGATATGGTTGATATCTTTCTGCGCATACAGATGAATATCTGGTTTAGTTGAGGTGCAAGTTTTTCTTTAACTGCAGGTGTAGTACCCCAATTTGGAGGTTTTACCATACCATTACATGGTGATTATTACTGTTTAATAAACAGTAAAGCAAAAATCATGTGATTAAACTATGAATGAGTAGTTCAAGTTTTAATCCTTTTGTGCCATCTTGTTAGTACCATTTGGTTTACCTTTGAGAAATCTATTTGGTTGATCCTTGTGGTTATATTAAAAAAAGGTGTTCAATATTTGTAAGTTTGATTAtggttaatattttacattaatggACGTTTAATATTTCTCGTTATGTTTCTGATTTACTTAGTTCTTTTCCATTTAACTTTACTCTATTTTGGTCCCTTATTGTTGGTCGTGAATACTGAACTGTACATTAACTATTAACTAATAGTAACAACATAGCTATGTTATAATGAATCATAACATGGAGTACTACTGACCGAGGCTTTCATTCTTAGGTTATGTAGATCTTAATATCTTATTGCATTTTATTTCTTTGGGTACTTAGAGAAATGCTTCTTACTAGTGAagtgacccgtgaattcacgggtttggTTAAAAACGATTGTGATAGATTGTTATCTTGGTACAAAAATATtaaggtgaaatcataggtttaaaagaAAGATGATACAAATAATGTTATAGATAGGAAAAAAAATAGAAGACTCATTTACAATCTACCACGTTAAATACAGTGCATAAGAAACTGTATCCATGCTCGCTACATTAGATGTATAATGGAAAAGATGATAGCAGATGTTTCAATATACATGCTAATTATAATTTATAACACTACATGTATTGTGTTATGAGACTTTACACCCATAACACCACTCAATACTTAGAATGACCCGGACATATGCCATTATGAGCAGGGGCGGATGTAATGTATTGTTATTGGTTGCACTTGCAACCATTGAAAAAAGTCCATTTAGTGCAATTTTTTTGGGCCTTAACTAAATGAAACCATTGGATTATTTGAGTGCACCTTTAAGCCCATTTATCTAATTGAGTCTTTGAATAAATTGAGTctttaaaaaaataaatcttttgtactccTCGTATCAGACTATCGGCGACTAGAAAACTGAGCGTATCTTGCAAGCCAACTACGAATCTACGAACTACGGTAATtataatctctctttatcttataagTTGTTATCATAAATTATGGGTATCAAAATTGTTCATTCAAGGTTCAAAGGAACACATTGTATTACCCAATTCAAGTGTTCAGTAGGTAGATTTTGTTCAATTCAAGGTAGGTAAGTAGGTTttgttcaaataatcaaatcacGTTCACAAATCAGATGTTGATCTTATATCTAATTGACCTTGTTTTGTTTATATTGACCTTGTTTAATTGGTTAATTGTTAACCTAATGTTGACCTTGTATAATTGGTTAATTGGTCGAAACATATGTTTTCTTCTAAATAACATTGTTTAATTGTTATCGTGAAAGTGAAAGCCTTTGAGGGTTTGTTTAATTAAAATACTAGATACTAGATACACTGATGGATACATTGATGTGAAAATGTGTCCCAATATTCTTTATATGTTGCTTTCTATAGCTAACAATAGGTACCCTTTTACAGATTTTAATGGAAAAATATTTTAAAAGAAAAATATCATCGGTTGATGGAGAATCTTCAAGTAAATATAATTCGCAACCTAGCTCTACACCTTCAATGCCCAAAAATATCGATGTAAATGATCTTCCATGGGATCCCGCGGATAGAAAACCAATTTTAGACTATAATCCTAATCAAAGAGAAGAAATAAGACGACTATATTGTCAAAGAGGACCATGTCAACCAAGCGGTTATCTGTTCCCACAAAAAACAATAGGCGACAAGGAAAGACGTTTTGTGTCAACTTGGTATAAAGATTATCCATGGTTAGAGTATAGTGTAAAGGCAAACAAAGTTTATTGTTTGTGTTGTTATTTATTTAGAGATCAATTTGGACAACAAGCTGGAAGTGACGCATTTCTATCTTCGGGATTTGATAGTTGGGGTAAAAAGAAGAGACTTGCTATCCATGTGGGTGATATCACTAGCTTTCACCATAAGGCACTCAAAAAATGCGAAGACTTAATGAAACCAAAGCAATCTATTGCTGTTCTTTTTCATAGGCAAAGTGAACGTGACAATGAAGAATACCGAATTCAACTAAAAGCTTCACTGGATGTTGTTAGATCTTTGATGTTTAACACACTACCATTTCGTGGTCATGATGAGAGTGAAAACTCTATTCATAAGGGACTTTATTTGGAAACATTAAGGTTAATTGAAAATCAAAATGAGGATGTTCGCAAGGTTCTATTAAAAGCACCCAAGAATCGTAAGCTAGTGCCCCCCAAAATTCAGAAAGAAATCGCTAGTTGTTTTGCTAAAGAGATACTAAATTTCATATTTGACGAAATCGGCGAAGATGTGTTTTCCTTGTTGGTTGATGAGTCTAGTGACATATCTAAAAAA includes these proteins:
- the LOC139853349 gene encoding uncharacterized protein isoform X2, with the protein product MIASCNDSNEPFAKTICSICYEHLKPIAEDLQVISICGHVFHELCLQQWFEYCSKGKKKCPTCNQTCSSCNVTRLYFQSVGDFNDPNLSQKLQTDKQNPEELQLECRRLEGKVKGLTLALETREKDLKNITNELCVCKEQLKKEEALKNEALDQKRSINRLLNLKTEELNKSEFECMKLKDRITVIAEEFAAFQLDYDVNLKEDEIVKLAYIATQSHSKDQWEVLAGSLAVNKKEYNKLFKKQRDTATKVTRYEDELKEIKGQMYKLKVYLEELKEKNLKLEAAMEKIDNEALRGLKTSKKIASVLNGVEHNRIDICTSQSTIKEPCVDPRTAKRSRCSEKFDDNSNKDCVSPYILIDDDVPDALVSPKFSPNHMCENINHKTTPMSSYTDEDAVRAHEIAEDIPLPNIRKLSPLPAQNTKEDVCFSAGLIAPDGTKRHLGKWCKKDQSKGLSSCSVPRQVSGDLISVGADGRGGTIKVLKSQTHHSLDSKRSSFTSKKGKFGAKQSSLQSHGGLQINHFFSKASQ
- the LOC139853349 gene encoding uncharacterized protein isoform X1, encoding MIASCNDSNEPFAKTICSICYEHLKPIAEDLQVISICGHVFHELCLQQWFEYCSKGKKKCPTCNQTCSSCNVTRLYFQSVGDFNDPNLSQKLQTDKQNPEELQLECRRLEGKVKGLTLALETREKDLKNITNELCVCKEQLKKEEALKNEALDQKRSINRLLNLKTEELNKSEFECMKLKDRITVIAEEFAAFQLDYDVNLKEDEIVKLAYIATQSHSKDQWEVLAGSLAVNKKEYNKLFKKQRDTATKVTRYEDELKEIKGQMYKLKVYLEELKEKNLKLEAAMEKIDNEALRGLKTSKKIASVLNGVEHNRIDICTSQSTIKEPCVDPRTAKRSRCSEKFDDNSNKDCVSPYILIDDDVPDALVSPKFSPNHMCENINHKTTPMSSYTDEDAVRAHEIAEDIPLPNIRKLSPLPAQNTKEEDVCFSAGLIAPDGTKRHLGKWCKKDQSKGLSSCSVPRQVSGDLISVGADGRGGTIKVLKSQTHHSLDSKRSSFTSKKGKFGAKQSSLQSHGGLQINHFFSKASQ
- the LOC139853349 gene encoding uncharacterized protein isoform X3, translated to MIASCNDSNEPFAKTICSICYEHLKPIAEDLQVISICGHVFHELCLQQWFEYCSKGKKKCPTCNQTCSSCNVTRLYFQSVGDFNDPNLSQKLQTDKQNPEELQLECRRLEGKVKGLTLALETREKDLKNITNELCVCKEQLKKEEALKNEALDQKRSINRLLNLKTEELNKSEFECMKLKDRITVIAEEFAAFQLDYDVNLKEDEIVKLAYIATQSHSKDQWEVLAGSLAVNKKEYNKLFKKQRDTATKVTRYEDELKEIKGQMYKLKEKNLKLEAAMEKIDNEALRGLKTSKKIASVLNGVEHNRIDICTSQSTIKEPCVDPRTAKRSRCSEKFDDNSNKDCVSPYILIDDDVPDALVSPKFSPNHMCENINHKTTPMSSYTDEDAVRAHEIAEDIPLPNIRKLSPLPAQNTKEEDVCFSAGLIAPDGTKRHLGKWCKKDQSKGLSSCSVPRQVSGDLISVGADGRGGTIKVLKSQTHHSLDSKRSSFTSKKGKFGAKQSSLQSHGGLQINHFFSKASQ